TTCGTCTGCCGCATCTACGAGCGCTTCTTTCACAATATCAAGACGGGTTGATTCGTCTGCTTCTGGCGGTGTCCCATCAATCTCGTAGGACATGGAAGTCGAATAATCAATAAGAAAGATGAGATCTATGTTGGGTGGTTCGACATCATCAAAGCTCACCGAGGCGTACAGCGCCGAACCCACAGTACAGGCCGGGAAGTAGAGAGTGGCATTATCGGGAGCGCCGGCGGTGGCAGGGTCTTCTGACAAGTAGCTCCTCAAATCCACCGAGGTCGTTCGATTGACGGCCGTCTCGCTTTGCGCCAGCACAGCTCCTTGTTCGAGTGTGAACGGACATGCAAGCGAGCAGGAAGCATTGCAATCTTGAAGCACGCAGCTTCCAAACGTGTCAGGATTAAAGATTGGGTCTCCGCATGCCTTGTTATAGTCAAAAGTTTCCGGAGGGGGTTGGGCGCAAGGAAATCCGTTGTACACATATTCCCCATCAACGGCCGTCGCAGACCCGCCATTACAGGTACCCACAAGCGCCTCGCACGTGTAGTCGAAGGGGCAATCCGCATCCGTCCCACAGACTTCGCCGCGCACTCGTTCGGTGGGGTTGATTGCTCCCTTGAAGCAGTAAGACGGCACGCTTGCTCCATCGCATACCTCTCCGCCGTTGATAACGCCGTCGCCGCAGTAACCACCCGTGACCGTCTGGTACGTACATGTGGCAGAGCAATAGTTACAGGTGTCACTGTAGGCGGGATTGCAGGGCACCCCGTTTTGTCCGCCGAGGTCGCATGACTCAACGCCAACGTTGCGCACGCCGTCGCCGCAGACATTTTGCGTGCAGTTATTCCGACACGCATCCTGTTCGTCCGTATCTCCATCATCGCATTCCTCGATCCCCTCCGGAATGCCGTTGCCGCATGATCCCACAGGTGCACAGGCCTGCCAGCCGCCCGGGATCCCCGTCGTTGTAGGCCACCGGCACGCATTGGTATAGGGCGGCAGTCCAAGTCCGTTACACACACGTGTGCGCGTTTGCGGAAGACCAAGCGTATCAGACGCCGTACTTGCAGGGCAGACTCCCGCCCAGGAAAGTGCGGGGTCGCCGCAGAGAGAGCCGTCGGCACACTCTGCATTTGTCGTACACGGATCCCCATTGACACAGAGTTTCCCGTTCCACTGCTCGTTTGTGCCATCACACTCTTCCGCGGCACCGTTTACGGTACCGTCCCCGCACGAAGGAGCAGTCCCGGAACAATCCGCTGCGCATCCATATGCAGGATCTGTCGAGTACAGACCGTTGAGATAACTTGCCGACGCCGTGCGGCATTGCGGAGTGGGCGCCAGCAAGTTAAAGGACGCGGCGCTGCCGCAATCACAGGCTTCAGCTCCCCCGATAAGTCCATCCCCGCAAAAGACCGCACTCGTCCACGTGCAGTTGGTCGCACAGAACCCATATTGACCGTTGAGCGGCCCATCATCACACGTCTCCGAACCTTGAATCACGCCATCCCCGCAGTAGTTAGGAATACAGGCGGCAGAGGTAGAAGCAGTCTGGAAGGCTTGGCATCCCAGGCCCGACGCGTCCGACGGCCCCACGCACGGCACGGCGCGCGTTCCCGATGTGGCCACACAGGAGCCGTTGCTTCCGCAATCACTGGCGGTAGTACAAGGCAGGCCATTAAACGAGAGGTTCACGGCGTTTGCACACACATTCGTGGAGCAAGAAACAGATGTTGTCTCTCCTACTTCGCAGATTTCTCCCGATCCAATCAACCCGTCTCCGCAGACATTCGTTGCGGTGAAGGTCGCTCCATTACAGGTGCGCGCATTTTGGAATCCGCCAAGTACAGGCGTGCTCGCAAACGGAGAGGGAAGATTTGCGTTGCCGACATAATATGTCCCGAGATTAGGGAGGGGGGAATCCACATCCACGGGCGAGGCCCACGCGAGCGTCGTCTCGGCAGGAGGAGCCACGCCAAATTCCAAATCGGTCGAAAGCCAGAACTCTTCCCCGCCGATACTTCGATAGGTGTACACGTGCGAATCTGCCGGACATATCGCCTGCGCTGCCAGAGCGTTGTAACACGTCTCTGCGTCGTAGCCATCCGGACAGCTCACAAATGTGTTGAGCGGATCTGTCGGGACCGCGCGGCCAAGCGCGTTGGCCAATTGCGCCTGCCAGCTTGGCCAGGCAGAAAGGGAGAATGAGGGGATATACGTCCCCGATCCAAGCGTCGGCACCGACGCCACGCATTCCTCGGCGCCTGAACAATCGCTGTCTTCAAAACAGAGTTGATCTTTAGTGACACTGCAGTGCCGGTGCGTCTCGCCGTATGATGTAAGGGCCTCGCCAATAGTGCGTACGTCCGTAAGACGCTTGAGATCGCGACGGAGCTTGTCCTTGTCGGCATCGCAAAGCGCCGGCGAACCTCCCGTTGCCACCGCCGCGCACTCTGCATCCGTTGAGCACGCAACAAGCTCCCCATTCACTTCGATCGGGTCCATGTCCCCGCTTGGGAGAGGCGTTGCGCAAACCCGGCCGTTTGTGACGGTCAAAAGCCCTGTCGTCAAGTCACGTGCACCGGCAAATTCCCATGCCCCAAGCATAGCTTGATAGATTTGCCTGGTTTCCGCTGACGCCCCTTCGTTGTACGCAATCGCATACATATTGGGATAGAGCGCCGCGCCGGTGTTAGGTGCGGAAACGTAGACCGTTCGGCCGTCACGCACACCCTCGAACCCGTCCACCGATTCCGCAGCAGGAGAGCCGACAAATCCTTGACCGGCAAACCACTCGGCGGGAGAGAGATAGTTGCTGTTGGAGAGCACGCGCACACCGATCGCGTCGTGTATATCCGGATCGTCCACGGCAAAAAGGAACTCCTTAAAAATCCCCGGTGACGCAATGTTCTGCGTTTTTTGGACAACCGAGAGAGCCGGTAAGTCGTCACTCGTGCCGCGCTCCCCTGCATCACGGCAATAAAATGCGGAGAAATTCGTGTAGGGCGCAGTAAGCGTAATGCCCGGCGCTGGGTCTCCCGCATACCAGGCAGAATCTACAAACGGGAAATGTCCCACAGCCGGCCACGGGTTTTCACAAAGGAACACGCGCTCCTCTACCGTGCCGCCCACGATTCGCCCAACGGTAGTGGGTGAGAGAACCGTATCTTCCATGATACGCAGTTGCGCCATGACATTCTCAACCCCATTGATCGCGGGGTTTGCCGTGGAAGCAGTTGCTGTTGTGTTGGCGCTGGTTGAAGCACCGGGAGTCACAACGACAATATTGGGGTCGGCGACACTCGAATTCCACCCCCATGTGGTAGAGACGGAAGTTCCGCTCCATGCCCACGCATACACTCCCGGCACACTCACGATAGGTTGCGCCAACGGCCCTATAAGTGTCATCGCCTCCGCCGCAAGTGGATGAGCCGTGTTCGCCTGTGTAAACAGGCCGGGGCTCGCGGAGAGGTCTTCCACCTGCACAAAATCTACGTCGCAAATAGTATTCCCCGTAGCAAAAATACGGGACCACGATGCCTCAAAGTTGGCAAAGACCGAGGAGTTTCCCACGAGCCCAACGCCCCATCGACTCAATACCCCATCAGGATTCGCATCCGTATAGTTCGCATCCGCTTCTACCAAAATGCGGTAGAGCGTCTGTGGTTCAAGGATTTGGTTGTAGAGCACCGACACGCGTGTGATGAACTCATCAGGATTCGTCTCGACATCTTCGATGGAGAGATTGGAGGCGACAATGCAGCTCACACTTCCCGCCCACGCGCGTGGCGCCACCACGCGCAAAATATTCTGCCACAGACGGGCATACCACGGACGGTCAGAAAAATCCTGCACGATGACGGGCGTCGTATTCGTGGGGCAATCAGAGGCCGTCGTGTAGCGTACGTCGGCCGAGTCGTAAGCGCCATTGCCGTTCGTGTCCTCCCCAAAAGCCGTAAGCACAATATGCTTCGTCCCGTTATCTTCCAAAATGCTCTCTTCACCCATTTGTTGCGTAAAGGCCACACGCACAAGCGCGTTTCGACACACGCCGGCACTCGTGGTGGCAAGCGGAACCGTGGTGCTTTCCTGTACCGCCGGACGATCAAAACAGCAGTCACTCACCCCACAGCCAAGCAGGGCCGGCTCGCCGCATGTCGCATCGGTTGTGCAGGAGCACGAAAGACCGATCTCGGCCGTGCCAAACGCTGAAGTCTCTGTTGCATCGTCCGAACCCGTTGCGCGAAGCGTCGTACGGACTTCCCCGTCCACGACCGCTTGGGTGGCAACGGCCTCGATTTCAAGCGTCTGGAGGGGATCGTACGGCCCCACCCCATCATCCGCGCTTGAGGAAATTTCACATTCCTCTCCAAGTTCCGGCAGACCGCCGTTGCCACAGAAGGATGGCACCGGATAGAAAACCGACGAGCCTTCGTTCTGGCATTGTGCGGAGCACCCGTCACCACTTGTCGTATTTCCATCATCGCACTCCTCGCCGGCTCCTGTCGTCACGTTGTACTCTCTCCCGTTGGAACCACAGACACCATTCAAAATTCCCGTGGGGGTTGTGCGCGACCAGACACCCGGACCGAGCGGTTCAGCTAAACAATTCGCGCTACACCCGTCCCCACTCGTGATACCTCCGTCGTCACAATCTTCCCCTTCTTCGACGTCACCGTTTCCACAGTGCACGCCAATATCGGCGCTTGGAGTGGAACCTTCGCGCAAACACTGCGCCGAACACCCATCGCCGCTTATCGTATTGCTGTCTTCACACTCCTCCCCGCCGGAACGGCCGTCCGGTGTTACTGTGTCGAATTGTGAAATCGTTCCGTCATTACATGTAAGTCCCGCCGCCGTCGAACCTTCGTTAAGACATGTTGCGGAACATCCGTTGCCGTCCAGGTTGCCGTTGTCGTCACATTCTTCGCGCCCTTCCCGGATACCATTGCCACAACACAACAGATCGGTTGCGGGGTTTGCACATGCGGTCACCCCGACGGTTTGACACGTGGGAGAACACCCAATGGGGTCAAGCGCGACATCACAATCTTCGTAGAAAGGATTGACGATGCCATCTCCGCAGACCGCCGCATACGAAATCGTCCCCGTACGCAAACACTGTGCACTGCACGAGAGAGCACGATCGGTGTCAGTGTCAAGAGTGGCCGTGAGCGTGCCGTCGGGAAGGTATGTCGCTACCGAGATCTGCGTATTCGTGGCAGAGTTCGTCACTTGATTCACCAGCCAATCCCATGCGTAAGCAAGCGGATTCAATACTTGGCCGGCCACGGCACAGCTGTCCGGTCGCCCCGTCACTGACGCGGAGAAACTTGCGCGGTCCCCCACGGCTTCAAGAATCACCTCAAGGGGGGAGAGAGCAACGTTCCCAATCCCGCAGGGGGCCGCATTATCCCGCGTGCGGAAAACCCACGAATAATAATTCCCGTAGTTGAGCGGTATAACCGGTGTGCCGTCCGGATTCGTAACCCCCCAGAGGGGAATTCCCGGCACGGTAGGACTTTGCGGCTCCGATGTAATCCCCCCCCAGATCATCACACGATAATACATCGAGGGAGAAAGATCCCCGGCAAGTGTAAGTGCAACGCCGTCTTCGACGTCCAATGGATCGTTTACAAAAGAGAGCGCTGTGGGGACAGGAGAGGTCGGATTGAAGGTTGCACAGAACTCATCCTCACAGGCAAAAACGCGCACATTTGGTTCAAGCACGTTTACCGCATTAACGTGACTCCCCGTAAGCCCCGTCGTTCCTGTTGCTTGCATGGCCGTGTTAAAAACGGCACCCACTTCTGCGTTCACACAGGCTGTCGTGCACTGTGGGTACGCGAGAGATACGGCGGGGTCGGTGAAATTCACGATCAATTCTTCCGTGTCAGAGATGCTGTAGCCAATGGGCGTGGCCGTGACAAGTGCCGGCTGTCCCGCATTGGTTTCCTCTTCAGGCACCACAAAGATAGGCTGGAGATTTTCAAAGGCCTGCGCGGCATTCCCCAAAAACAGGAGCGCATCGTTGATGTCCCCTTCAAGAGGACCGTACTGCGGATCTGCCGTCACGGGATCTGCGGCCTCCTCTGCAGCATCAAGCGCCGAAGAGAGCGTATCACCGGCAAGCAGCACAGGATTGAGCAGCGAGAAGACCGTGACGGTCTCTGCTGCGAGAGCCGTGTTCGTGCTTGTGAGCGTCGCAGCTGTTGGCCCTACCAGAGCATGCGCTTCAGGGAGGATCGTTTGCAGCGCCAGGAGAGCATCGGCAAGATCTGCAAGGTTGGTCGGAACCTCATCAAGAAGAGTTGTTGCCGGCGTGGCCGATTCCGGATCCCCAAGTGTTACCGTGTAGGGCGGATCCACATCAAAGTGGATGTTCTTTCCCTGCCGGTCGAGTTCCCACGCAAAGGCGTAATCATCAGGGTTGATAAGCACACACGCCCCCGTTGCAGGCAGAGCAACATACGGAATCGTCTCGTCGCTCGTCGCCGTATAATCTGGCGGACTTACGAGCACCTCTTCTACTTCGCAGGGAGTGGTGCTGGAGCGCGTCTTGAATCGATATGCATACGCCTGTGCCAGAGGAACACCACGGTTGTTTTTAATACCTGTGGTCGCCGTCGCGCGATACCAGGTATCGGGAAGCAGAGCCGTCGCAGGCGAGAAGATCAGGGAGAGATTCGTCGAGAGCAGAAAGTCTCCGGCAAGATGTCCTGTGGCAACCGTCTCGCAAGGATCCACTCCCGTCCCCGTACACCGATCTACGTAGAATGAGCCGTTGGTAAACGTAGAGATGTCCATGCCGCTCGCGGGAAGGCCGGGAGTGAAGGAAACAGAGACCACCGCATTTGTACAGACGGCATCCCCATCGCTCCACAGTGTTGAGGGCGTGGGGGAAATAAATGAGGTATCACACTGCGTACGGATTGTCGGATAGTTCGGGATGGGGCCGGTCGAGAAATGATACACGTACTGGGCGTTCACACTTGGCTCCCCGCAGGCGGCGGGCGTTGCCGCGCAACTGCCGTTCGAGCAACAAATTTGCGATGCCGTACACAACGAGGGCGTCTCTTGGCAATTCCCTACCGCAAAGAGAAGCTCATTTGATGGTGCGCCAAGAACCGTCACAGAAACCGGACCTGAAATGGCGCCCGTCGGTACAGGAGCGCTGACGTTCTCCGAAGAAGTGAAGCCAACCGGGCTTGCGGCTACCCCATCGTGGAAGGTGACACTCACTTCCGACGCGCTTGCGCCAAGATTGCTTCCGTAAATATTCACCGCTGTCCCCACAGGCCCCGCCACAGGCGCAAGCGCGCAAACGCCGGGTGTTGCAGGCGCCGAGACAACCGTGAAATCCTCCGCGTTACTTTGCGGACTCGTAGGGTAATCCGCACGGCGCACAAAAATAGATTTGGGATTGGATTCCTCCGACGTGGTCATACTGGCTGGCACTTGCGCCACAATCGCCGAGTCCGTCCACCATGCATTCTGGCACGCAGCGGGAAAGTCCGGTTCAAACACCACATCGCCAAGCAAAGGGTCCTGAAAGACAACCACCCCTTCGGTAGATCCAAATCGTTGGCCTAAAATAGTCACGTATTGCCCCACGCCACCTTCGGTCGGATGCGCAACACATTGTCCGGTTCCACACTGCGTATCGGACACACAAAGCTGCCCCGCATGTACGATATCGTTTTCACACAAGGACCGGCCGGATGTCACTTCGCTGATGAACGGCGCACTGGAGGCATCTTCCGGTGAGAGAACACTGAAGTCAATCGTGTTAGACCCCTCATCATTCACGAACACTTGGAGATCGTAGTCGCCCGGAGTACTCGGCGGAACAAGCAAGCTGATAAGCGCATCAAGCCACGTATCCACAGCGGGAAAGAATGACGCGCGATATACCGACGGACCGCTCAAGTAAAACGCCCCGACCGTCGGATCCTCCCCAAAATTATTTCCCACCACCGAGATGCGCGTAGCGGGCAGGCCGTTGCCCGGCGTTACCGCACAGAGCCCAGGACGGCGCACGTCATTCACATCAAAGTCTTGGATAAGCGGGCCGAAATCGTCATCCGTTCGGTCGGTAATTCCTGGCGTCGTGGCCGTCTCTGCTTTTACCACGCCGATCGCCCCATCTGCTGCCTCGGCAGGTACCGCCACAACTACCTGCGTGTTGTTCCAGCTCGGCGCCGGACACGCAATGGGATCCACTTTAATGTCATCCGCCTCGGTATCCGGAGAACCGTAGAAGTACACGATGTTCGCTTGTGCACCAAAACCTGTTCCGTGAATCGTGACGAAATTATCCGGCGCGCCATTGCCAAGCGAAACCGATTGAATCCGCGGACCCGTGACGCAAACGCCGTTTACACAAAGCCCCGACGTGCAATCGCTGTTTTGGACACACACCGACGCATCGCAAGAAAGACAGTCCTCCCCGCCGCAATCTATCGCCGCCTCATCTTCATTTTGAATGGTGTCGGTACAGTGCGGGGCAAGAGCCGTCACGGGCACGCTGGAGGATGTCGTTTGATTACCGGCACAATCTGCCGCCACCGCGCGAATGGCATGGGTACTCGCTGGGGTAAGGTTCCCGGGCGTCCACGAACCCGATGCAAGACAGCTCACGGGACCGTCCCCCGCACAGGATGCCGGACCCGCAGAATCCACGGCTGTATTATCTACCGTAAAGGTGGTCACGCCCACACCGGAATCATCTGTAAGACTTGCCTGCAGAGACAGGGGGTAGCCCTCGTAGACAGGCGCGCCAGACGACGGATCAGTAATAGTCACGGTTGGCCCCGTTGTATCTATGGCATCTGTCGTGGTGAAACCAAAGGAGCACGGCGCGGCAAGCGAACAGGCAATCTCTACGCCGTCCGCGCTTCGTAGACCCTCAGAAACACGTACTTCGTAAGAAGTCGCCGGCTCAAAGCAGCGCTCAGAAGAACTGGGACAAGAAGCATCCGGCAGAACAGTAAGCACACGGCCAGAAGCGGAGAGATCCGTGGAAATAGCGTCCCCTCCGACAGGCGTCACGGTTATGTAAGGGGCAAGGGCGCTCGCGGACGTGGGAAGGTTTCGA
This genomic stretch from Candidatus Uhrbacteria bacterium harbors:
- a CDS encoding VWA domain-containing protein — translated: MKRRIISQLVFLLSLGALVWLPDIVFAASSPITEGLGDFATQAGFGGTSDIRLIIARLVRAAITFSGVVLIGMILYAGFLWMLSKGEEEKVRKARGMIINAVIGLAIILASFAIAQFVISSLVGATSQNNVIGGPEDTNLSTCATCPADYRTQFVVTSWGCLASVPSVPRNAEIQILFNRNLPTSASALAPYITVTPVGGDAISTDLSASGRVLTVLPDASCPSSSERCFEPATSYEVRVSEGLRSADGVEIACSLAAPCSFGFTTTDAIDTTGPTVTITDPSSGAPVYEGYPLSLQASLTDDSGVGVTTFTVDNTAVDSAGPASCAGDGPVSCLASGSWTPGNLTPASTHAIRAVAADCAGNQTTSSSVPVTALAPHCTDTIQNEDEAAIDCGGEDCLSCDASVCVQNSDCTSGLCVNGVCVTGPRIQSVSLGNGAPDNFVTIHGTGFGAQANIVYFYGSPDTEADDIKVDPIACPAPSWNNTQVVVAVPAEAADGAIGVVKAETATTPGITDRTDDDFGPLIQDFDVNDVRRPGLCAVTPGNGLPATRISVVGNNFGEDPTVGAFYLSGPSVYRASFFPAVDTWLDALISLLVPPSTPGDYDLQVFVNDEGSNTIDFSVLSPEDASSAPFISEVTSGRSLCENDIVHAGQLCVSDTQCGTGQCVAHPTEGGVGQYVTILGQRFGSTEGVVVFQDPLLGDVVFEPDFPAACQNAWWTDSAIVAQVPASMTTSEESNPKSIFVRRADYPTSPQSNAEDFTVVSAPATPGVCALAPVAGPVGTAVNIYGSNLGASASEVSVTFHDGVAASPVGFTSSENVSAPVPTGAISGPVSVTVLGAPSNELLFAVGNCQETPSLCTASQICCSNGSCAATPAACGEPSVNAQYVYHFSTGPIPNYPTIRTQCDTSFISPTPSTLWSDGDAVCTNAVVSVSFTPGLPASGMDISTFTNGSFYVDRCTGTGVDPCETVATGHLAGDFLLSTNLSLIFSPATALLPDTWYRATATTGIKNNRGVPLAQAYAYRFKTRSSTTPCEVEEVLVSPPDYTATSDETIPYVALPATGACVLINPDDYAFAWELDRQGKNIHFDVDPPYTVTLGDPESATPATTLLDEVPTNLADLADALLALQTILPEAHALVGPTAATLTSTNTALAAETVTVFSLLNPVLLAGDTLSSALDAAEEAADPVTADPQYGPLEGDINDALLFLGNAAQAFENLQPIFVVPEEETNAGQPALVTATPIGYSISDTEELIVNFTDPAVSLAYPQCTTACVNAEVGAVFNTAMQATGTTGLTGSHVNAVNVLEPNVRVFACEDEFCATFNPTSPVPTALSFVNDPLDVEDGVALTLAGDLSPSMYYRVMIWGGITSEPQSPTVPGIPLWGVTNPDGTPVIPLNYGNYYSWVFRTRDNAAPCGIGNVALSPLEVILEAVGDRASFSASVTGRPDSCAVAGQVLNPLAYAWDWLVNQVTNSATNTQISVATYLPDGTLTATLDTDTDRALSCSAQCLRTGTISYAAVCGDGIVNPFYEDCDVALDPIGCSPTCQTVGVTACANPATDLLCCGNGIREGREECDDNGNLDGNGCSATCLNEGSTAAGLTCNDGTISQFDTVTPDGRSGGEECEDSNTISGDGCSAQCLREGSTPSADIGVHCGNGDVEEGEDCDDGGITSGDGCSANCLAEPLGPGVWSRTTPTGILNGVCGSNGREYNVTTGAGEECDDGNTTSGDGCSAQCQNEGSSVFYPVPSFCGNGGLPELGEECEISSSADDGVGPYDPLQTLEIEAVATQAVVDGEVRTTLRATGSDDATETSAFGTAEIGLSCSCTTDATCGEPALLGCGVSDCCFDRPAVQESTTVPLATTSAGVCRNALVRVAFTQQMGEESILEDNGTKHIVLTAFGEDTNGNGAYDSADVRYTTASDCPTNTTPVIVQDFSDRPWYARLWQNILRVVAPRAWAGSVSCIVASNLSIEDVETNPDEFITRVSVLYNQILEPQTLYRILVEADANYTDANPDGVLSRWGVGLVGNSSVFANFEASWSRIFATGNTICDVDFVQVEDLSASPGLFTQANTAHPLAAEAMTLIGPLAQPIVSVPGVYAWAWSGTSVSTTWGWNSSVADPNIVVVTPGASTSANTTATASTANPAINGVENVMAQLRIMEDTVLSPTTVGRIVGGTVEERVFLCENPWPAVGHFPFVDSAWYAGDPAPGITLTAPYTNFSAFYCRDAGERGTSDDLPALSVVQKTQNIASPGIFKEFLFAVDDPDIHDAIGVRVLSNSNYLSPAEWFAGQGFVGSPAAESVDGFEGVRDGRTVYVSAPNTGAALYPNMYAIAYNEGASAETRQIYQAMLGAWEFAGARDLTTGLLTVTNGRVCATPLPSGDMDPIEVNGELVACSTDAECAAVATGGSPALCDADKDKLRRDLKRLTDVRTIGEALTSYGETHRHCSVTKDQLCFEDSDCSGAEECVASVPTLGSGTYIPSFSLSAWPSWQAQLANALGRAVPTDPLNTFVSCPDGYDAETCYNALAAQAICPADSHVYTYRSIGGEEFWLSTDLEFGVAPPAETTLAWASPVDVDSPLPNLGTYYVGNANLPSPFASTPVLGGFQNARTCNGATFTATNVCGDGLIGSGEICEVGETTSVSCSTNVCANAVNLSFNGLPCTTASDCGSNGSCVATSGTRAVPCVGPSDASGLGCQAFQTASTSAACIPNYCGDGVIQGSETCDDGPLNGQYGFCATNCTWTSAVFCGDGLIGGAEACDCGSAASFNLLAPTPQCRTASASYLNGLYSTDPAYGCAADCSGTAPSCGDGTVNGAAEECDGTNEQWNGKLCVNGDPCTTNAECADGSLCGDPALSWAGVCPASTASDTLGLPQTRTRVCNGLGLPPYTNACRWPTTTGIPGGWQACAPVGSCGNGIPEGIEECDDGDTDEQDACRNNCTQNVCGDGVRNVGVESCDLGGQNGVPCNPAYSDTCNYCSATCTYQTVTGGYCGDGVINGGEVCDGASVPSYCFKGAINPTERVRGEVCGTDADCPFDYTCEALVGTCNGGSATAVDGEYVYNGFPCAQPPPETFDYNKACGDPIFNPDTFGSCVLQDCNASCSLACPFTLEQGAVLAQSETAVNRTTSVDLRSYLSEDPATAGAPDNATLYFPACTVGSALYASVSFDDVEPPNIDLIFLIDYSTSMSYEIDGTPPEADESTRLDIVKEALVDAADELYDAFPNGNLASGIVIFNEVNPATDVLAENPLPNASFTASKSELVLNLSQLANPGTGLGTHTAYGLSRAYELLTTDRPDTDVRIVILVSDGESDDLLAAAAASDTLDTLENTVIYTVAFTSNDDEIAVNNHFSSDVCGVDFYELNNSDGTPECAPPADGVEYAYNAPDADGFQAVVDTITANILGLSLNYETTTGFAGGVASEGDDVLLPFPPGFECPASGAFQIPFHINFNGSGTVNLSDLRLEYCPQ